From the genome of Blautia pseudococcoides, one region includes:
- a CDS encoding pentapeptide repeat-containing protein: protein MNSKMFQEPKAPVKLPVIEDVVSVLEDAKISEEEITGCCFKGVFITKFDGKLLRFKKMAFENCKFISCFFDEASFTDVRFKNCDFSNTSLTDVYFKRCSFQSCKAVGADFYGSLMRHVSFLECNLSDMNLDASRMSYVKIKDTNLEESSLSKCGLDNLDLHQVKLAGASFFKTALKGVDMSDCDMDRIIISDGKEELRGVVLNMTQAIVCAKRMGIVIKELETEN, encoded by the coding sequence ATGAACAGTAAGATGTTTCAGGAACCAAAAGCGCCTGTGAAACTTCCAGTCATAGAAGATGTAGTTTCAGTTCTGGAAGATGCAAAAATATCTGAGGAAGAAATTACAGGCTGCTGTTTTAAGGGAGTGTTTATCACTAAGTTTGATGGAAAACTGCTTCGCTTCAAAAAAATGGCTTTTGAAAACTGTAAGTTTATAAGCTGTTTCTTCGATGAAGCCAGCTTTACTGATGTGCGTTTTAAGAACTGCGACTTTTCCAACACCAGCCTCACGGATGTCTATTTTAAAAGATGTTCCTTTCAGTCCTGCAAGGCTGTCGGAGCTGATTTTTATGGCAGCCTTATGCGTCATGTATCTTTTCTGGAATGCAATCTTTCTGATATGAATCTGGATGCGTCCAGAATGAGTTATGTCAAGATCAAAGATACCAATCTGGAAGAGTCAAGCCTGAGTAAATGCGGGCTGGATAATCTTGACTTACATCAGGTAAAGCTTGCCGGCGCCAGTTTTTTCAAGACTGCACTCAAAGGTGTGGATATGTCTGACTGTGATATGGACAGGATCATCATATCTGACGGCAAGGAAGAACTGCGGGGTGTAGTGCTCAATATGACACAGGCCATTGTCTGTGCCAAGCGCATGGGTATTGTGATCAAGGAATTAGAGACTGAAAATTAA
- a CDS encoding MATE family efflux transporter, which produces MNRFFSNADLRKLIIPLIIDQFLQAFVGLADSIMVASVGEAAVSGVSLIDTVMVLIINIFTALATGGAVIAGQFIGKKKAENACLATNQLLSFTLKASCIIMVLGYLGKNLIINGVFGKIEADVMYNCNVYLLIVFASVPMIALYNAGASIFRAMGNSAIAMKTSLLMNAINLGGNALLIYGFHRGVEGVAIPTLVSRGVACVVMLCLLNDQSRILHIHHPFSFRTDWMLLKKILYIGIPNGLENSMFQLGKILVLSIVTGFGTASIAANAVSNNVATFAVLPGMSIGFALLTVGAQCVGANDFEQVHYYTKKLMKVAYVSLIGINILLMLVMPFIIRAYGLSAEASNYAYKILIYHSICVVTIWPLSFSLPNTLRAAADVRFTMLLAIISMWIFRIGFSVLLGVKLHWGVFGVWVAMTIDWLFRAVCFTVRYIRGKWQHQSLV; this is translated from the coding sequence ATGAATCGATTCTTTTCAAATGCGGATTTGCGGAAGCTGATCATACCGCTGATTATCGACCAGTTTCTGCAGGCGTTTGTAGGACTTGCCGATTCTATTATGGTGGCCAGCGTGGGCGAGGCTGCCGTCTCAGGTGTATCATTGATCGATACGGTTATGGTATTGATCATCAACATTTTTACAGCACTGGCTACAGGAGGAGCCGTTATCGCAGGACAGTTCATCGGCAAAAAGAAAGCTGAGAATGCCTGCCTGGCAACCAACCAACTGCTGTCCTTTACCCTGAAAGCATCCTGCATCATAATGGTGCTTGGATATCTTGGGAAGAATCTTATTATCAACGGAGTGTTTGGGAAGATTGAAGCAGACGTTATGTACAACTGTAATGTTTATCTGCTCATCGTATTTGCGTCTGTGCCCATGATCGCCTTATACAATGCGGGCGCTTCTATTTTCCGCGCAATGGGAAACTCAGCAATTGCCATGAAGACGTCCCTGCTTATGAATGCCATCAATCTGGGAGGAAATGCACTGCTCATTTACGGCTTTCACAGAGGCGTGGAGGGTGTGGCGATTCCTACGCTTGTATCCAGAGGTGTGGCCTGCGTAGTAATGTTGTGTCTTTTAAATGATCAGAGCAGAATTCTGCATATCCACCATCCGTTTTCGTTTAGAACAGACTGGATGCTTCTGAAGAAAATACTGTATATCGGCATACCAAACGGCCTGGAAAACAGTATGTTCCAGCTTGGAAAAATCCTGGTGCTCAGTATTGTTACCGGGTTTGGAACTGCATCCATTGCAGCGAATGCTGTGTCAAACAATGTGGCAACGTTTGCGGTTCTGCCGGGAATGTCCATTGGATTTGCACTGCTTACGGTGGGGGCCCAGTGTGTTGGGGCAAATGATTTTGAACAGGTACATTATTATACGAAGAAACTGATGAAGGTTGCCTATGTTTCCCTGATAGGAATAAACATATTGCTAATGCTTGTAATGCCTTTCATCATCAGAGCCTATGGGTTATCAGCAGAGGCCAGTAACTACGCTTACAAAATTTTGATATACCATTCCATATGTGTGGTGACCATATGGCCATTGTCATTTTCACTTCCAAATACCCTGCGTGCAGCAGCTGATGTACGTTTTACCATGCTCCTTGCCATTATTTCCATGTGGATTTTCCGCATTGGATTCTCGGTACTGCTGGGGGTAAAACTGCATTGGGGTGTATTTGGCGTGTGGGTAGCCATGACCATTGACTGGCTGTTCCGCGCTGTTTGTTTTACGGTCCGCTACATAAGAGGGAAATGGCAGCACCAGTCACTTGTCTGA
- a CDS encoding putative ABC transporter permease, whose amino-acid sequence MNYTLYQLLWFFLLYSFIGWAVGTSVAAVREHLFIDVGFLFGPYCPAYGFSAVAFTVFLPELKNQLFFLFLGGVILSSVITFSTGFVLEKIFHRKWWDYSRKRFQFGGYVNLPYTIVWGLSAVICISFVNPSLEELLAIIPSNLGTIILIVLYVLLCLDLAGTVMAIKAVHSRLRKLSIIEDVSENLQKAADMMGEGLTGWVQKHIAKAYPSLEARELLAARQEKEEQLEAARERAGIFAVGCSFYKLVCLFFLGAFLGDITETIFCLATTGKFMSRSSVVYGPFSIVWGLGCVLLTAVLYQYRSRSDSYIFIFGTILGGAYEYICSVFTELVFGTVFWDYRDIPFNLGGRINLLYCFFWGIAAVIWLKYLYPRLSALIEKLPKKAGIPITWVMILFMIFNMIMSGLALNRYTERHSNISADENTVTRFLDKHFTDKRMEQIYPNAIVVDD is encoded by the coding sequence TTGAACTACACACTATATCAACTTCTATGGTTTTTCTTACTCTATTCTTTCATCGGCTGGGCGGTCGGCACATCGGTTGCGGCGGTGAGGGAGCATCTATTTATTGATGTTGGTTTTTTATTTGGCCCTTATTGTCCGGCTTATGGTTTCAGCGCAGTGGCTTTTACTGTATTTCTGCCTGAACTTAAAAATCAACTGTTCTTTCTTTTTCTTGGCGGTGTCATCCTTTCATCTGTTATCACATTTTCAACAGGCTTTGTTCTGGAAAAAATATTTCATCGGAAATGGTGGGACTACTCACGGAAAAGATTCCAGTTTGGTGGTTATGTCAACCTCCCCTACACCATTGTATGGGGACTCTCAGCCGTAATTTGTATTTCTTTTGTCAACCCGTCCCTGGAGGAACTGCTTGCTATTATTCCCTCCAATCTGGGAACCATTATATTAATTGTCCTTTACGTTCTCCTCTGTCTGGACCTGGCTGGAACGGTTATGGCCATCAAAGCCGTGCATTCCAGACTGCGAAAACTCTCCATTATTGAAGATGTATCCGAAAACCTGCAAAAAGCTGCAGATATGATGGGTGAAGGCCTGACCGGATGGGTGCAGAAGCATATAGCTAAGGCTTATCCCAGCCTGGAGGCGAGAGAATTACTGGCTGCCAGACAGGAAAAGGAAGAACAGCTTGAGGCCGCCAGGGAGCGTGCCGGTATATTTGCTGTCGGCTGTTCGTTCTATAAGCTGGTCTGCCTGTTTTTCCTTGGAGCCTTCCTGGGAGATATTACCGAGACTATTTTCTGCCTTGCAACTACCGGAAAGTTTATGAGCCGCAGCAGTGTTGTCTACGGACCATTCAGCATTGTATGGGGTCTGGGCTGTGTTCTGCTGACTGCTGTTTTATATCAATACCGCAGCCGCAGTGACAGCTACATTTTTATTTTCGGCACAATATTAGGCGGCGCTTATGAATACATATGCAGTGTGTTTACAGAGCTGGTCTTTGGCACCGTGTTCTGGGATTACAGAGATATCCCGTTTAATCTGGGGGGCCGGATCAACTTGTTGTACTGCTTTTTCTGGGGCATTGCCGCAGTCATCTGGCTGAAATACCTTTACCCACGGCTGTCTGCGCTGATCGAAAAACTCCCGAAGAAAGCCGGAATTCCTATAACATGGGTTATGATCTTGTTCATGATATTCAACATGATCATGTCAGGCCTTGCACTTAACCGATACACGGAGCGCCACTCCAATATATCTGCTGATGAAAATACGGTCACCCGTTTTCTGGATAAACATTTTACCGATAAACGTATGGAACAAATCTATCCAAACGCTATAGTAGTTGACGACTAA
- the spoIIID gene encoding sporulation transcriptional regulator SpoIIID, whose amino-acid sequence MKSYIEERAISIANYIIENNATVRQTAREFKVSKSTVHKDVTERLLQLNPSLAKCARKVLDVNKQERHIRGGMATREKYLHKVQK is encoded by the coding sequence TTGAAAAGTTATATAGAAGAACGTGCTATATCCATAGCCAACTACATCATTGAAAACAACGCAACCGTCCGCCAGACTGCCAGGGAGTTTAAGGTGAGCAAAAGCACAGTCCACAAGGACGTTACAGAGCGTCTGCTGCAGCTTAATCCTTCGCTGGCTAAATGTGCCCGAAAGGTTCTTGACGTGAACAAGCAGGAACGTCATATCCGGGGTGGGATGGCTACCAGGGAAAAATATCTGCACAAGGTGCAAAAATAA
- a CDS encoding cation diffusion facilitator family transporter has translation MEQVRKEFITDEKAKKIALHVSGVSVAGNVVLSLFKLLAGIIGHSGAMVSDAVHSASDVFGTIIAVLGISISKRKSDANHQYGHDRLECVAAIVLAVILLATGLGIGISGLEKIIKGNSSSAAVPGVIALVAAVVSIVFKEWMYWYTRSAAKKINSGALLAEAWHHRSDALSSVGAFAGILGARLGYPILDPIASVIICLFIGKAAYDIFKDAIDKMVDKSCDDETLEQMRGIISEQAGVLNIDMLHTRLFGAKMYVDIEISADRTLSLEEGHEIAQKVHDAIEKEFPLVKHCMVHVNPV, from the coding sequence ATGGAACAGGTAAGGAAAGAATTTATAACGGATGAGAAGGCAAAGAAGATAGCACTTCATGTATCCGGGGTCAGTGTGGCCGGCAATGTGGTGTTGTCACTTTTTAAGCTGCTAGCGGGTATTATAGGCCATTCTGGGGCTATGGTTTCTGATGCCGTACATTCTGCTTCTGATGTGTTTGGTACTATCATTGCCGTGCTGGGGATCAGCATCTCGAAAAGAAAGTCAGATGCGAACCATCAGTATGGGCATGACAGGCTGGAGTGTGTGGCAGCTATTGTGCTGGCTGTGATTTTGCTGGCAACAGGGCTTGGTATCGGAATCAGCGGTTTGGAGAAGATCATAAAAGGAAACAGCAGCAGTGCGGCGGTTCCGGGAGTGATTGCACTTGTGGCTGCTGTTGTTTCTATTGTGTTTAAAGAATGGATGTATTGGTATACCAGGTCGGCAGCTAAGAAGATCAATTCGGGAGCGCTCCTGGCTGAAGCATGGCATCACCGTTCGGATGCCCTCTCATCGGTCGGTGCATTTGCCGGTATTTTGGGGGCCAGATTGGGCTATCCTATTTTAGATCCTATAGCCAGTGTGATCATCTGTCTATTTATCGGTAAAGCGGCTTATGATATATTTAAGGATGCTATAGACAAGATGGTGGATAAATCCTGTGATGACGAGACGCTGGAGCAGATGCGCGGTATTATTTCAGAGCAGGCAGGTGTGTTAAATATTGATATGCTGCACACCAGGCTGTTTGGCGCAAAAATGTATGTGGACATTGAAATCTCCGCGGACAGAACCCTTTCCCTGGAGGAAGGGCATGAGATTGCACAGAAGGTGCATGATGCCATTGAAAAGGAGTTTCCGCTGGTAAAACACTGCATGGTTCATGTGAATCCCGTTTAA
- a CDS encoding ComEC/Rec2 family competence protein, translated as MKKWKNLLAGLLVLALLITGCSAVGQAADSRRTSESSQAVGSGQTPESSQAAGSGPTSESSQAAGSGQLTVHYLDVGQGNAVLLESDGHYMLIDGGNRKASSFVVSYLKRQNVEALDYILISHFDEDHLAGAIGALYQFPAGKVITADYETDSSIYKSYLEAMDKQGYQEIHPSQGDVFTLGSASVRIISPVSYGHEDENEDSVGVIVENGDNRFFFGGDMGKTGEKEVMGSGVDIGADVFLLNHHGSYLSSGFLERISPSCAVISCGDGNRYGHPRQDTIKLLEGAGIPVFRTDKQGTVLLHSDGKTISWEQEPCNDYTPGTRTASGDKEEPYVEENNSDAEHCDYVLNTHTKKIHLPSCSSLKGMKEENKAYYKGSKDELMDNGYEACGNCKP; from the coding sequence ATGAAAAAATGGAAAAATCTTTTAGCCGGACTGTTGGTTCTGGCGCTTCTTATAACCGGATGCAGTGCAGTGGGGCAGGCAGCAGACAGCAGGCGGACATCAGAAAGCAGTCAGGCAGTGGGCAGTGGGCAAACGCCAGAAAGCAGCCAGGCAGCAGGGAGTGGGCCAACGTCAGAAAGCAGCCAGGCGGCAGGCAGTGGACAGCTGACGGTGCATTATCTGGATGTAGGGCAGGGGAACGCAGTGCTTTTGGAGTCTGACGGACACTATATGCTCATAGACGGTGGGAACCGGAAAGCGTCCTCCTTTGTTGTAAGCTATCTGAAACGGCAGAATGTGGAGGCGCTGGACTATATACTGATCTCCCATTTTGATGAGGATCATTTGGCAGGGGCTATCGGTGCACTTTACCAGTTTCCTGCGGGGAAAGTCATAACGGCTGATTATGAGACAGACTCTTCCATTTATAAGTCTTATCTGGAAGCTATGGATAAACAGGGATATCAGGAGATACACCCGTCACAGGGGGATGTATTTACCCTCGGAAGTGCTTCCGTACGGATCATCTCCCCGGTTTCCTATGGACATGAGGATGAGAATGAGGATTCCGTGGGAGTTATAGTGGAAAATGGGGATAACCGTTTCTTTTTTGGAGGAGACATGGGGAAAACCGGTGAAAAAGAAGTGATGGGGTCCGGTGTGGATATTGGGGCAGATGTATTTTTGTTGAATCATCACGGTTCTTATCTGAGCAGCGGATTTCTGGAGCGTATTTCTCCATCCTGCGCGGTGATAAGCTGCGGAGACGGCAATCGTTACGGGCATCCCAGACAGGATACCATAAAGCTGTTGGAGGGCGCCGGGATTCCTGTATTCCGTACGGACAAACAGGGGACTGTCCTTCTCCACAGCGATGGAAAAACGATATCCTGGGAACAGGAGCCATGTAATGATTACACGCCCGGCACAAGAACAGCGTCCGGTGATAAGGAGGAACCTTATGTGGAGGAAAATAACAGCGATGCGGAGCACTGTGACTATGTATTGAACACACATACGAAAAAAATCCACTTGCCTTCCTGCTCTTCTTTGAAGGGGATGAAGGAAGAAAATAAGGCTTATTATAAAGGCAGCAAGGATGAGCTTATGGATAACGGATATGAGGCATGCGGGAATTGTAAGCCATAA
- the guaA gene encoding glutamine-hydrolyzing GMP synthase — protein MKQDMIVILDLGSTENTVLAREIRDMGVYSEIYPHDITKDELEKLPNVKGIIINGGPNHIVDGVRIDIRQEIYQEGSPVMAIDHEPASCSEKYQGLCGEQRAEVLKKFVFETCNAEANWNMKNFVADQIEIVREQVGDKKVLLALSGGVDSSVVAALLVKAIGKQLTCVHVNHGLMRKGESESVVEVFKDQMDANLVYVDASERFLTKLENVDDPEQKRKIIGAEFIRVFEEEARKLEGIEFLGQGTIYPDIVESGTKTAKMVKSHHNVGGLPEDLQFKLVEPLKQLFKDEVRACGIELGLPEEMVYRQPFPGPGLGVRCLGAITRERLEAVRESDAILREEFKNAGLDKTVWQYFTVVPDFKSVGVRDNARSFEYPVIIRAVNTVDAMTATIEQVDWKVLLKITDRIMKEVKNVNRVCYDMSPKPNATIEWE, from the coding sequence ATGAAACAGGATATGATTGTTATTCTTGACCTGGGGAGCACAGAGAACACTGTACTTGCAAGAGAAATCCGGGATATGGGTGTGTACAGTGAGATTTATCCCCACGATATTACCAAAGATGAGCTGGAAAAGCTCCCGAATGTAAAAGGGATCATCATTAACGGCGGACCGAACCATATAGTTGACGGTGTCCGTATTGATATAAGACAGGAAATTTACCAGGAAGGCAGCCCGGTAATGGCAATTGACCATGAGCCGGCATCCTGCAGTGAGAAATACCAGGGCCTGTGCGGAGAGCAGAGAGCAGAGGTCCTCAAAAAGTTTGTATTTGAAACATGTAATGCGGAAGCAAACTGGAATATGAAAAACTTTGTTGCAGACCAGATTGAGATCGTCAGGGAGCAGGTTGGAGATAAAAAGGTTCTTCTGGCTTTATCCGGCGGAGTTGACAGCTCAGTTGTCGCAGCACTTTTGGTCAAAGCCATCGGTAAACAGCTTACATGTGTGCATGTAAATCATGGACTCATGCGCAAAGGTGAATCCGAAAGTGTAGTGGAAGTGTTTAAAGACCAGATGGATGCAAATCTGGTTTATGTGGATGCTTCAGAGCGTTTCCTGACAAAGCTGGAAAATGTGGATGACCCGGAGCAGAAACGAAAAATAATCGGTGCGGAATTTATCCGTGTCTTCGAGGAGGAAGCAAGAAAACTGGAAGGGATTGAGTTCCTGGGACAGGGAACCATTTATCCTGACATTGTGGAGAGTGGGACAAAAACAGCCAAAATGGTGAAATCCCATCATAATGTAGGCGGCCTGCCCGAGGATTTACAGTTTAAACTGGTGGAACCTCTGAAACAGTTATTTAAAGATGAGGTACGTGCCTGTGGTATCGAGCTTGGACTTCCGGAAGAAATGGTATACAGACAGCCTTTCCCGGGACCGGGGCTTGGCGTGCGGTGCCTGGGTGCTATTACCAGGGAGCGTCTTGAGGCAGTGCGCGAATCAGATGCGATTTTGCGTGAGGAATTCAAGAATGCAGGTCTGGATAAAACAGTATGGCAGTATTTCACTGTTGTTCCGGATTTCAAATCAGTCGGTGTGCGTGACAATGCCAGAAGCTTTGAATATCCAGTGATCATCCGTGCAGTCAATACAGTAGATGCCATGACCGCAACGATTGAGCAGGTTGACTGGAAGGTGCTTCTTAAAATTACTGACCGTATTATGAAAGAAGTCAAAAACGTGAACCGTGTCTGCTATGATATGAGTCCAAAGCCAAACGCTACGATTGAATGGGAATAA
- the guaA gene encoding glutamine-hydrolyzing GMP synthase, with amino-acid sequence MKRETVIVLDFGGQYNQLIARRVRECNVYCEIYSYKTDIEKIKEIQPKGIIFTGGPNSVYLEDSPTYTKEIFELGIPVLGICYGAQLMMHLLGGQVGTAPVREYGKIEVTVEQSSKMFENVSEKTICWMSHNDYIGKEAPGFEIIAHTSDCPVAAVQNPDKNLYAVQFHPEVLHTQEGKKMLSNFVYNVCECSGDWKMDSFVEESIKAIQEKVGDGKVLCALSGGVDSSVAAVMLSKAVGNQLTCVFVDHGLLRKNEGDEVEAVFGPAGPYNLNFIRVNAQERFYEKLKGVEEPEEKRKIIGEEFIRVFEEEAKKIGTVDFLVQGTIYPDVVESGVGGESTVIKSHHNVGGLPDYVDFKEIIEPLRDLFKDEVRKAGLELGIPDYLVFRQPFPGPGLGIRIIGEVNAEKVEMVQEADAIWREEIASAGLDKEIGQYFAALTNMRSVGVMGDERTYDYAVALRAVTTTDFMTAESAEVPWDVIGKATSRIVNEVKHINRVMYDCTGKPPATIEFE; translated from the coding sequence TTGAAGAGAGAAACCGTAATTGTACTTGATTTTGGCGGCCAGTATAACCAGTTAATAGCAAGACGTGTTCGGGAATGTAATGTATATTGTGAGATATATTCTTACAAAACAGATATTGAAAAAATAAAAGAAATCCAGCCTAAGGGAATTATTTTTACAGGTGGTCCGAACAGTGTGTATCTGGAGGATTCTCCCACATATACAAAAGAAATCTTTGAGCTGGGAATTCCGGTTCTGGGAATCTGCTATGGTGCGCAGCTTATGATGCACCTGTTGGGTGGTCAGGTAGGCACAGCGCCTGTCAGGGAATATGGAAAGATTGAAGTTACGGTGGAACAGTCTTCCAAAATGTTTGAGAATGTGTCCGAGAAGACAATTTGCTGGATGAGTCATAATGACTATATCGGAAAAGAAGCACCGGGATTTGAGATCATTGCCCATACCTCCGATTGTCCGGTTGCAGCGGTGCAGAATCCGGATAAGAATCTGTATGCTGTTCAGTTCCACCCGGAAGTGCTGCATACGCAGGAAGGCAAGAAGATGCTTTCCAATTTCGTATATAATGTGTGTGAATGCTCCGGGGACTGGAAGATGGACTCCTTTGTGGAGGAGAGTATTAAGGCGATCCAGGAGAAAGTCGGGGACGGTAAAGTGCTGTGTGCGCTTTCCGGCGGTGTGGATTCCTCTGTGGCGGCTGTTATGCTGTCAAAGGCGGTGGGGAACCAACTTACCTGTGTGTTTGTGGATCATGGACTTTTAAGGAAGAATGAAGGGGATGAGGTTGAGGCTGTATTCGGGCCGGCGGGTCCATATAATCTGAACTTTATCAGAGTAAATGCACAGGAACGGTTTTATGAGAAGTTAAAGGGCGTGGAAGAGCCGGAAGAGAAACGGAAGATTATCGGCGAAGAGTTTATCCGGGTGTTTGAGGAAGAGGCTAAGAAAATCGGAACCGTTGACTTTTTGGTGCAGGGAACTATTTATCCTGACGTTGTGGAGAGCGGTGTGGGCGGAGAGTCTACTGTGATCAAATCTCATCATAATGTGGGAGGTCTGCCGGATTACGTTGATTTTAAGGAGATTATTGAGCCGCTTCGTGATCTGTTTAAAGATGAGGTGCGTAAGGCAGGTCTTGAGCTGGGGATTCCGGATTATCTGGTGTTCCGTCAGCCATTCCCGGGGCCTGGACTTGGAATCAGGATTATCGGGGAAGTCAATGCGGAAAAGGTGGAGATGGTGCAGGAGGCTGATGCTATCTGGCGCGAGGAGATTGCCAGTGCAGGGCTGGATAAGGAGATTGGACAGTATTTTGCAGCATTGACGAATATGAGGTCTGTGGGGGTTATGGGGGATGAGAGAACTTATGACTATGCAGTGGCGCTGCGGGCGGTTACTACTACGGACTTTATGACGGCTGAGAGCGCGGAGGTGCCTTGGGATGTGATTGGGAAGGCGACTAGCAGGATTGTGAATGAGGTGAAGCATATTAATCGGGTTATGTATGATTGTACGGGGAAACCGCCGGCTACGATTGAATTCGAATAA